One window of the Eucalyptus grandis isolate ANBG69807.140 chromosome 6, ASM1654582v1, whole genome shotgun sequence genome contains the following:
- the LOC104451967 gene encoding bidirectional sugar transporter SWEET1 has product MATATLHTVFGIFGNITALFLFLAPIITFIRIYKSKSTEKFSGIPYVMTLLNCLLSAWYGLPFVSPNNMLVSTINGTGAAIEVVYVVFFLFYAPRKEKAKIFGLFMLVLTVFAAIALVSLFALHGNKRKLFCGVAATVFSITMYASPLSIMRLVIKTKSVEYMPFFLSLFVFLCGTSWFIFGLLGHDIFVFLPNGFGCGLGTAQLILYFIYRNYKGEPKNKVHDVVCVEEKVETEKNAEGDPAKHQLDLMNKKADEQV; this is encoded by the exons atggccaCGGCCACTCTGCATACCGTGTTCGGCATTTTTG GAAACATCACTGCTCTGTTCCTCTTCTTGGCGCCGAT AATAACATTCATAAGGATATATAAGAGCAAGTCTACAGAGAAGTTCTCAGGGATTCCCTATGTCATGACCCTTCTTAACTGCTTGCTTTCTGCTTG GTATGGCCTCCCATTCGTGTCGCCGAATAACATGTTGGTGTCGACGATCAATGGCACCGGTGCCGCGATTGAGGTCGTGTATGTcgtgttttttctcttctacGCCCCCAGGAAGGAGAAGGCCAAGATCTTTGGCCTCTTCATGCTTGTGCTCACCGTGTTCGCCGCCATCGCCTTGGTGTCTCTCTTCGCTCTCCACGGTAACAAGAGGAAGCTCTTTTGTGGCGTCGCCGCCACTGTCTTCTCCATCACCATGTATGCTTCGCCCCTATCAATCATG CGGCTGGTGATCAAGACGAAAAGCGTGGAGTACATGCCCTTCTTCTTGTCCCTGTTCGTCTTCTTATGCGGCACTTCCTGGTTCATCTTTGGCCTCCTTGGCCATGATATCTTCGTCTTT TTACCCAATGGGTTTGGATGTGGGCTTGGGACAGCGCAGCTGATATTGTACTTCATTTATCGTAACTACAAAGGCGAGCCCAAGAATAAAGTGCACGACGTCGTCTGTGTGGAGGAGAAGGTCGAGACGGAGAAAAATGCCGAAGGTGACCCAGCCAAGCATCAGCTCGATTTGATGAACAAAAAAGCAGATGAGCAGGTTTAG